One Elaeis guineensis isolate ETL-2024a chromosome 10, EG11, whole genome shotgun sequence genomic window carries:
- the LOC105052851 gene encoding inactive protein RESTRICTED TEV MOVEMENT 1 produces the protein MSIIKTAKGFKNEFLIKLDARGNPSFGLENWDEVLLGELRQILISHGDAINSIQVAYNIRGSLFLSHRHGGGGDKFDCVNLESWENLTMVKGYYGPLRGHNASVVRSLTFGTNGAAYGPFGMEEGTLFCFNIPPGVSFGGFHGRSDSGYLRAIGIYVEPMAQYHLDPKPLAADFSRHGYAPD, from the exons ATG TCTATTATAAAAACAGCCAAGGGATTCAAGAATGAGTTTCTTATCAAACTCGATGCCCGAGGGAATCCTTCATTTGGACTTGAGAATTGGGATGAGGTGCTCCTTGGTGAGCTCAGGCAAATTCTAATTTCGCATGGAGATGCGATCAACTCCATCCAAGTGGCATACAATATAAGAGGATCATTGTTTCTTTCTCATAGGCATGGAGGAGGTGGAGATAAATTTGATTGT GTTAATCTAGAGTCATGGGAGAATCTTACCATGGTGAAGGGATACTATGGGCCCCTGAGAGGGCACAATGCAAGTGTTGTAAGATCACTCACTTTTGGCACCAATGGAGCCGCATATGGACCCTTTGGCATGGAGGAGGGAACACTCTTTTGTTTCAATATTCCACCTGGTGTTAGTTTTGGGGGATTCCATGGGCGTTCTGATAGCGGTTATCTTCGCGCAATTGGCATATACGTCGAGCCCATGGCTCAGTATCATCTCGACCCAAAACCTTTGGCAGCCGATTTTTCGCGCCATGGTTATGCACCGGATTAG